In Paenibacillus sp. 1781tsa1, one DNA window encodes the following:
- the gcvH gene encoding glycine cleavage system protein GcvH gives MSELKRDFLYSEEHEWVQTVGEDTVRIGITEFAQHQLGDIVFVELPDLESNVKAEDSIGTIESVKTVSDLFSPVTGSIIAVNDSLQDSPELVNSSPYEEGWMIEIRVEGDLTAALSTLMNADAYRKHTEE, from the coding sequence ATGAGCGAATTGAAACGTGATTTCCTGTACAGTGAAGAGCACGAATGGGTGCAAACCGTAGGGGAGGATACTGTACGTATTGGCATTACCGAGTTCGCGCAGCATCAGCTGGGTGACATTGTGTTTGTGGAATTGCCTGACCTTGAATCCAATGTAAAAGCAGAAGACAGCATTGGAACGATCGAATCGGTCAAAACGGTCTCGGATTTGTTCTCTCCCGTCACCGGTTCAATTATTGCAGTGAATGATTCGTTGCAGGACTCACCTGAACTTGTGAACAGTTCTCCTTACGAGGAAGGCTGGATGATTGAGATCCGTGTTGAAGGAGATCTGACAGCAGCATTGTCTACATTGATGAATGCAGACGCGTATCGTAAACATACGGAAGAATAG
- the gcvT gene encoding glycine cleavage system aminomethyltransferase GcvT — translation MSNLLRTPLFPLYQQYEGVRCIDFGGWELPVQFSGIQKEHEAVRERAGLFDVSHMGEFTVQGEQAEAFLQQMTTNDVTTLVPGQAQYTLMCYPDGGVVDDLLVYKLEDQHYMLVVNASNIDKDWAWLQEHLIPGVSMTNDSEQTALLALQGPLAVDIIGKVTDTDVSAIEPFRFVQDAEVCGAKLLLSRTGYTGEDGFELYVPADQAAVVWNGLMQAGEGHGLVPTGLGARDTLRFEAKLPLYGQELSATISPLEAGVGMFVKLNAGPFIGHEALLQQKNDGPARKLVGIEVLERGIPRPHYPIYAEGVQIGEVTTGTQSPTLKRNLGLALIDSKYTALGTPLEIEIRGKKLKAEVVKTPFHKRTRTSKTPTQGADQA, via the coding sequence ATGTCCAATTTGCTAAGAACACCACTCTTCCCCCTATATCAGCAATATGAAGGCGTACGGTGCATTGATTTTGGAGGCTGGGAGCTTCCGGTGCAATTTAGCGGAATCCAGAAAGAACATGAAGCGGTACGTGAGCGTGCTGGACTGTTTGATGTATCCCATATGGGCGAATTCACGGTACAGGGTGAGCAGGCTGAAGCTTTTTTGCAACAAATGACCACCAATGATGTAACCACGCTGGTCCCCGGTCAAGCCCAGTACACCTTGATGTGTTATCCAGATGGCGGTGTGGTCGATGACCTGCTCGTGTATAAGCTGGAAGATCAGCATTATATGCTCGTCGTTAACGCCTCCAATATCGACAAGGATTGGGCGTGGCTGCAAGAGCACTTGATCCCTGGCGTGAGCATGACCAACGATTCGGAGCAGACAGCGCTACTCGCCCTGCAAGGTCCACTGGCTGTAGATATTATCGGAAAAGTTACAGATACAGATGTATCGGCGATTGAACCGTTTCGTTTTGTGCAGGATGCCGAAGTCTGTGGAGCAAAATTGCTGTTGTCCCGTACCGGTTATACCGGCGAAGATGGCTTTGAACTATATGTTCCTGCAGATCAGGCCGCTGTGGTCTGGAATGGATTAATGCAAGCTGGTGAAGGTCACGGACTGGTGCCAACCGGACTTGGTGCCCGAGATACATTGCGCTTTGAAGCAAAGCTTCCCCTATACGGACAGGAATTGTCGGCAACCATCTCTCCACTCGAAGCTGGTGTTGGCATGTTTGTGAAGCTGAATGCCGGACCTTTTATCGGACATGAAGCCTTGTTACAGCAAAAAAATGACGGGCCTGCCCGCAAGCTGGTTGGCATCGAAGTCCTGGAACGCGGTATCCCTCGCCCCCACTATCCGATTTACGCCGAAGGCGTACAGATTGGCGAAGTGACAACAGGCACGCAATCACCTACATTGAAGCGTAATCTGGGGCTTGCCCTTATCGACAGCAAATACACTGCGCTCGGAACCCCGCTTGAGATTGAGATCCGAGGTAAGAAACTGAAAGCCGAGGTCGTAAAGACCCCTTTTCATAAACGGACACGAACGTCAAAGACACCTACTCAAGGAGCTGATCAAGCATGA
- the gcvPA gene encoding aminomethyl-transferring glycine dehydrogenase subunit GcvPA, whose translation MSKHRYIPMTEQDQSAMLATIGVDSLEELFQDIPKEIRYQGELPVSSKLDEYALTRHMSKQAGANANFETHASFLGAGIYDHHVPSVINHVISRSEFYTAYTPYQPEISQGELQAIFEFQSYICELTGMAVANASMYDGATAFAEAGNLVAAATRRKQLIVSRTVHPEARQVLQAYAHGLRLEIVEIGYKDGVTDWDALQAAISDDTAAVMIQSPNFFGAVENVKQAADLVHAHKGLLVVSANPLSLGLLEAPGKLGADIVVGDAQPLGIAASLGGPTCGYFAVSQPHMRRIPGRIVGQTTDRNGKRGFVLTLQAREQHIRREKATSNICSNQALLALSASVYMSIMGKQGMIDVADLNLQKSHYTLSTLTAISGVSLTFNAPTFNEFVIKLPEGTDVDALQLKLLDAGFIGGYELGRDYPELAGHMLIAVTERRSKEEIDEFARALEGSL comes from the coding sequence ATGAGCAAGCACCGTTACATTCCCATGACCGAGCAGGATCAGAGCGCCATGCTCGCAACCATCGGTGTGGATTCGCTGGAGGAACTGTTCCAGGACATTCCCAAAGAGATTCGTTATCAGGGCGAGCTGCCCGTATCCTCGAAACTTGATGAATATGCACTGACACGTCACATGTCCAAGCAAGCTGGTGCCAACGCCAATTTCGAAACACACGCCAGCTTCCTCGGCGCAGGCATATACGATCATCATGTTCCTTCCGTCATCAATCACGTCATTTCCCGTTCCGAGTTCTACACTGCCTACACACCTTATCAGCCTGAGATCAGCCAAGGTGAACTACAGGCCATTTTCGAATTCCAGTCCTACATCTGTGAATTAACCGGTATGGCTGTGGCCAATGCCAGCATGTATGACGGAGCAACAGCCTTTGCAGAAGCAGGGAATCTGGTCGCAGCGGCAACTCGTCGCAAACAGCTCATCGTATCCCGCACCGTTCATCCGGAAGCCCGTCAGGTACTGCAGGCATATGCGCACGGACTCCGTCTGGAGATTGTCGAGATCGGATATAAGGATGGAGTCACGGACTGGGATGCCCTGCAAGCCGCCATATCGGACGATACCGCTGCTGTCATGATTCAGAGTCCAAACTTCTTTGGTGCCGTGGAAAATGTAAAGCAAGCTGCCGACCTCGTGCATGCGCACAAAGGCCTGCTCGTCGTAAGTGCTAACCCGCTATCGCTGGGTCTGCTGGAAGCCCCAGGCAAGCTGGGTGCCGACATCGTCGTTGGCGATGCGCAGCCCCTCGGTATTGCCGCTTCACTCGGCGGTCCGACATGCGGATATTTCGCCGTATCCCAGCCTCATATGCGCCGAATTCCTGGCCGAATTGTAGGCCAGACAACGGACCGCAACGGCAAGCGTGGATTTGTACTCACACTGCAAGCGCGTGAACAGCACATCCGCCGCGAAAAAGCGACATCCAACATCTGTTCCAACCAGGCTTTGCTTGCGCTCAGCGCATCTGTATATATGTCCATCATGGGTAAACAAGGAATGATCGATGTCGCGGATCTGAATCTGCAAAAGAGTCATTACACCCTGAGTACATTAACTGCGATTTCCGGTGTTAGCCTGACGTTTAATGCACCAACATTTAATGAATTTGTGATTAAGCTTCCTGAAGGAACAGACGTGGATGCTCTTCAGTTGAAACTGCTGGATGCGGGCTTTATTGGTGGCTATGAACTCGGACGTGATTACCCGGAGCTTGCCGGACATATGTTGATCGCTGTAACTGAACGACGAAGCAAAGAAGAGATCGACGAATTCGCACGAGCATTGGAGGGATCGCTGTGA
- the gcvPB gene encoding aminomethyl-transferring glycine dehydrogenase subunit GcvPB, with the protein MIFELSSPGRVAYSLPECDVPRQAADTLIPREMLRSEAAALPEVFEVDVIRHYTALSRRNFGVDNGFYPLGSCTMKYNPKINEDVARYNGFAKIHPYQHESSIQGALELLYTLQNDLAGLTGMDAVTLQPAAGAHGEWTGLMMIRAYHEGRGEQRTKVIVPDSSHGTNPASATVAGFETVTIPSRADGLVDLDALRAAVGSDTAALMLTNPNTLGLFEKDIQEIASIVHQAGGLLYYDGANSNAIMGITRPGDMGFDVVHLNLHKTMSTPHGGGGPGAGPVGVKSRLIPFLPKPMVIKNDDGVYSLDREGDQSIGRVKAYYGNFGILVRAYAYIRTYGPEGLRRVSECAVLNANYMMARLAPYYEIPYPGVCKHEFVMSGRGLKQYGVRTLDVAKRLLDFGYHPPTVYFPLNVEECIMIEPTETESKETLDGFIDTMIRIAKEAEETPELVLNAPYGTPVTRLDETTAARKPVLNCACN; encoded by the coding sequence TTGATCTTTGAACTCAGCAGCCCTGGACGTGTCGCTTATTCTCTGCCAGAATGTGACGTTCCTCGTCAGGCTGCCGACACGTTGATTCCCCGGGAAATGCTCCGTTCGGAAGCAGCCGCACTACCGGAAGTGTTCGAGGTAGATGTTATCAGGCACTATACCGCGCTGTCCCGCCGCAACTTCGGCGTTGATAACGGATTTTATCCACTGGGCTCTTGTACAATGAAATACAATCCCAAGATTAATGAGGATGTTGCACGTTATAATGGTTTTGCCAAAATCCATCCGTACCAGCATGAATCCAGCATTCAAGGTGCACTTGAACTGTTGTATACGTTGCAAAATGACCTTGCGGGGCTGACAGGTATGGACGCTGTGACCTTACAACCAGCCGCTGGTGCCCATGGAGAATGGACTGGACTTATGATGATTCGTGCCTACCACGAAGGTCGTGGTGAACAGCGTACCAAAGTCATCGTGCCCGATTCTTCTCACGGCACCAACCCGGCAAGTGCAACCGTTGCAGGATTTGAGACCGTGACGATTCCATCCCGCGCAGACGGACTGGTTGATCTGGACGCACTCCGTGCAGCCGTTGGCTCGGATACAGCAGCATTGATGCTGACGAACCCGAATACACTTGGTTTGTTCGAGAAAGACATTCAGGAGATTGCATCCATCGTACATCAGGCTGGTGGCTTGCTGTACTACGATGGCGCGAACTCCAATGCCATTATGGGCATTACCCGTCCGGGTGATATGGGCTTTGATGTGGTGCATCTGAACTTGCACAAAACGATGAGCACGCCTCATGGCGGCGGTGGACCTGGTGCCGGACCCGTCGGGGTGAAGAGCCGTCTGATCCCGTTCCTGCCTAAACCGATGGTGATCAAAAATGATGATGGTGTGTATTCACTGGACCGTGAAGGAGATCAATCCATTGGTCGGGTCAAAGCTTATTATGGCAACTTCGGTATTTTGGTACGTGCCTATGCCTACATTCGCACCTATGGACCGGAAGGCTTGCGCCGTGTATCTGAGTGTGCGGTACTGAATGCCAACTATATGATGGCCCGTCTCGCACCTTACTACGAGATTCCGTATCCAGGGGTATGCAAACATGAATTCGTCATGTCTGGTCGGGGATTGAAACAATATGGTGTGCGTACACTGGATGTTGCCAAACGATTACTTGATTTTGGATATCACCCGCCAACGGTGTACTTCCCGCTCAACGTTGAGGAATGCATCATGATCGAGCCGACGGAAACCGAAAGTAAAGAAACACTGGATGGGTTTATTGATACGATGATACGGATTGCCAAAGAAGCGGAAGAGACGCCAGAATTGGTACTCAACGCACCTTACGGAACACCGGTCACTCGTCTTGATGA